Proteins from a genomic interval of Thermoanaerobaculia bacterium:
- a CDS encoding ATP-binding protein gives MNRELALEILEAIPIGLAIIRKSDREIIWVSSRLRELFLERGEPVGRRCHEFFLQHEAPCPDFLCPIHHHGTSFHDLRHGVAGVVPRVQASPINSDYYLYTMTEETELFRRIEYFKTLLTINRYIHSTLTLDEILSIVLLGITAGEGLGFNRAFLFLPDPEEKFLRGHLAVGPRDAQEAGRIWGEVTAMNLSLEAILERFPRAHEDNDILIQWIRNQVFDLNDMENPLVRIYREGSALEIIQPPNPVLSLFESPRAVAGALHFHGISHGVFFADNRFTGSNFTADTLEFLEVISLEAGAAMSNSTLYQERERALTELQTSQQKLVAAERMSALGEVTAAVAHEIRNPIVTLGLILKNHKRVCGREDTSDIDAMQQTLLGLERLLKNYLLLSYKPEISREKLDLTQFLSSIIRLMSPESESRKVSVAFYPDSEPITVMWDAVQIQEVFLNLFANAYAAMPEGGTITISTHAVEGDRVRITFSDSGSGIPSHVRDRVFQPYFTTKTTGTGIGLALSARVVTDHGGQIWLDDVEQEGTTFILEIPRGEQ, from the coding sequence GTGAACAGGGAACTTGCCCTTGAAATCCTCGAGGCGATCCCCATCGGGCTGGCGATCATTCGAAAATCGGACCGTGAAATCATATGGGTCTCGTCAAGACTACGGGAACTCTTTCTGGAGAGAGGCGAACCGGTTGGACGACGGTGTCACGAATTTTTCCTTCAACATGAAGCACCCTGCCCTGATTTTCTCTGTCCCATCCATCATCACGGGACCTCCTTTCATGACCTGAGACACGGTGTGGCCGGGGTCGTACCAAGGGTCCAGGCATCCCCCATTAACAGCGACTATTACCTCTACACCATGACTGAAGAAACGGAACTTTTCAGGCGGATTGAATATTTTAAGACCCTGCTGACTATCAACCGGTATATTCATTCGACTCTCACCCTGGACGAGATACTCTCGATTGTTCTCCTTGGAATCACGGCTGGAGAAGGCCTCGGTTTCAACCGGGCCTTTCTCTTTTTGCCTGATCCCGAAGAAAAATTTCTCCGCGGGCACCTGGCCGTAGGCCCCCGCGACGCGCAGGAAGCCGGAAGAATCTGGGGAGAAGTTACAGCCATGAACCTTTCCCTTGAAGCTATCCTGGAACGATTTCCTCGTGCCCATGAAGACAATGACATTCTGATTCAATGGATACGGAATCAAGTATTCGATCTGAACGACATGGAGAATCCTCTTGTACGAATCTACCGTGAAGGATCGGCTCTGGAAATCATCCAGCCACCCAATCCCGTCCTGAGTCTGTTTGAATCCCCCAGGGCGGTCGCGGGCGCCCTCCACTTCCATGGCATTTCCCATGGGGTCTTCTTTGCCGACAATCGATTTACCGGGTCCAATTTCACAGCGGACACCCTTGAATTTTTGGAGGTAATCTCTCTTGAGGCCGGGGCAGCCATGTCCAACAGTACTCTCTACCAGGAACGTGAACGGGCCCTGACGGAACTTCAGACCAGTCAGCAAAAACTTGTCGCCGCCGAACGCATGTCAGCCCTGGGTGAAGTTACGGCAGCCGTCGCCCATGAAATCCGGAACCCCATCGTCACGCTTGGCCTGATTCTGAAAAACCATAAGCGGGTATGCGGCAGGGAGGACACTTCCGATATCGATGCAATGCAGCAGACCCTTCTGGGCCTGGAAAGGTTGCTGAAAAATTACCTTCTCCTTTCCTATAAGCCCGAGATTAGCCGTGAAAAGCTGGATCTCACACAATTTCTTTCGAGCATTATCCGTCTCATGAGTCCGGAAAGTGAATCCAGGAAGGTGTCGGTAGCCTTTTATCCCGATTCTGAACCCATTACGGTGATGTGGGACGCTGTGCAGATCCAGGAGGTCTTTTTGAACCTCTTCGCGAATGCCTATGCAGCCATGCCTGAGGGTGGAACCATTACCATTTCAACCCATGCAGTGGAAGGAGATCGGGTCCGGATTACATTTAGTGATTCCGGGTCAGGGATACCTTCCCATGTGAGGGACCGGGTTTTTCAACCCTATTTCACAACCAAGACGACAGGGACAGGAATTGGTCTTGCCCTGTCAGCCCGGGTGGTCACGGACCATGGAGGCCAGATCTGGCTTGACGATGTGGAACAGGAAGGAACGACCTTTATTCTAGAAATACCAAGGGGGGAACAATGA
- a CDS encoding sugar phosphate nucleotidyltransferase, whose product MDTVTYILSGGVGERLSPLTLSRSKPSVPFGGIYRLIDFTLTNCTRSDLRRIYLLTQYRSESLQRHLSSGWNFFNTQMGEFILPLPPQMRFGEQWYQGTADAIFQNLYGLQRDKPARVLILSGDHIYRMDYRKLMTFHLLRVAEISIVTFPVAIEEAKRFGCVEIDDDGRIIAFHEKPSNPPPIPGDPTKAMVNMGVYLADTSVLAHLVSEDARNKDSSHDFGKNIFPNAVKHHAIYSFPFPEGCPDDPPFWMDVGTVDSYYDVSMDMLDGTGFRLHNSEWPAHTYFQPSAPAHMNDARIDRSLVSPGCTLTGCTLSRSILSPGVTIGKNTVVENSILFDGVEIGSNCHVMGVIADKYSRVPDGTSIGPDPSSGPPHFYVTAKGVKVLKRGVDLGRLQEPDESYP is encoded by the coding sequence ATGGATACGGTCACATATATCCTCTCCGGTGGCGTTGGGGAACGGCTCTCCCCGCTGACCCTGTCGAGAAGCAAGCCCTCCGTTCCCTTTGGCGGAATCTATCGCCTGATCGATTTCACCTTGACCAACTGCACACGCTCGGATCTCAGAAGGATATACCTTCTGACGCAATACCGGTCCGAATCTCTCCAGCGTCATTTGAGTTCAGGATGGAATTTTTTCAACACACAGATGGGTGAGTTCATCCTTCCTCTTCCTCCCCAGATGCGTTTTGGTGAGCAATGGTACCAGGGAACAGCCGATGCGATCTTTCAAAATCTATACGGTCTCCAGCGTGACAAACCCGCTCGGGTGTTGATCCTGTCCGGGGATCATATCTACCGCATGGACTACCGAAAGCTCATGACCTTTCACCTTCTTCGCGTTGCAGAAATATCCATCGTCACCTTCCCCGTTGCTATCGAGGAGGCCAAACGATTTGGATGTGTGGAAATCGATGACGATGGAAGAATCATAGCCTTTCATGAAAAACCCTCCAATCCGCCTCCCATCCCGGGGGATCCGACAAAAGCCATGGTAAATATGGGGGTGTACCTGGCGGACACGTCGGTATTAGCCCATCTCGTTTCCGAAGATGCAAGAAACAAAGATTCTTCTCACGATTTTGGAAAAAACATTTTTCCCAACGCTGTGAAGCACCATGCCATCTATTCGTTTCCCTTTCCGGAAGGATGTCCCGATGATCCCCCCTTCTGGATGGATGTGGGAACGGTGGACAGTTACTACGATGTCAGCATGGACATGCTGGATGGTACAGGTTTTCGACTGCATAACTCCGAATGGCCCGCTCACACCTATTTTCAACCCTCCGCACCGGCTCACATGAATGACGCACGGATTGATCGCTCCCTTGTCTCACCGGGATGCACGTTAACCGGATGCACTCTTTCCCGTTCGATCCTGAGTCCCGGCGTTACAATCGGGAAAAATACCGTCGTTGAAAATTCCATTCTCTTTGATGGTGTCGAGATAGGATCCAACTGTCATGTAATGGGCGTGATAGCGGACAAATACAGCCGCGTCCCCGATGGGACATCGATCGGTCCGGATCCTTCTTCTGGACCACCCCACTTTTACGTTACGGCGAAGGGTGTGAAGGTTTTGAAGCGCGGGGTCGATCTCGGCCGTCTCCAAGAACCCGACGAATCGTATCCTTAA
- a CDS encoding response regulator → MGKILLVEDEMWQGKLCSQELRESGYEVDWVTSGEDALATSADNTYDLVILDIYLPGMDGLETMGRILSKDRTVPVILYTAYSTYQDNFLSWAADAYVVKSADLTELKDTIRRVLGDGRDRPRASKPSHPSP, encoded by the coding sequence ATGGGAAAAATCCTTCTTGTAGAAGACGAAATGTGGCAGGGAAAACTATGTTCCCAGGAACTTCGGGAATCCGGATACGAGGTGGACTGGGTAACATCCGGCGAGGACGCTCTGGCTACTTCCGCAGACAATACCTATGACCTTGTCATCCTTGATATCTATCTACCGGGAATGGATGGTCTGGAAACGATGGGACGAATTCTCTCCAAGGACCGCACGGTACCTGTGATTCTTTATACCGCTTATTCGACATATCAGGATAATTTTCTCAGCTGGGCCGCGGATGCTTATGTGGTGAAGTCCGCCGATCTCACGGAGCTTAAGGATACGATTCGTCGGGTTCTTGGAGACGGCCGAGATCGACCCCGCGCTTCAAAACCTTCACACCCTTCGCCGTAA
- a CDS encoding type II CAAX endopeptidase family protein: protein MITGGVILAALAWFFSFALEWGNFWYKICGSVCLVVAYSLIFQRPRFRFRWKSLWLGLGSAALLYGIFWLGHQIAPLLIPGAKGHVGGIYDMGTGTPPYLIFMLLLLITGPGEEIFWRSFLQDRLMDRWGKPAGFIAATLLYGSVHIVALNPMLFLAALVAGAFWGAIYAWNRDLMLVTVSHAIWSAVIFGIFPIR from the coding sequence ATGATAACGGGAGGAGTTATCCTGGCGGCTCTGGCCTGGTTCTTTTCCTTTGCATTGGAGTGGGGGAACTTCTGGTACAAAATCTGCGGTTCTGTTTGTCTGGTTGTTGCGTACTCCTTAATATTTCAGAGGCCACGTTTCAGATTTCGATGGAAATCTCTATGGCTGGGGCTTGGTTCAGCTGCACTCCTCTACGGAATCTTCTGGCTTGGCCATCAGATCGCTCCTCTTCTTATTCCGGGTGCAAAGGGGCATGTCGGGGGAATCTATGACATGGGAACGGGGACGCCACCCTACCTCATCTTTATGCTCCTTCTTCTGATTACCGGACCCGGGGAGGAAATTTTCTGGAGAAGCTTTCTCCAGGATCGCCTTATGGATCGATGGGGTAAGCCTGCCGGATTTATCGCCGCCACTCTTTTATACGGCAGTGTTCACATTGTCGCACTGAATCCCATGCTCTTTCTTGCAGCACTGGTGGCAGGAGCCTTCTGGGGGGCCATCTATGCCTGGAACCGTGATCTCATGCTTGTGACCGTATCCCACGCGATCTGGTCCGCCGTCATTTTTGGTATCTTTCCCATTCGATAA
- a CDS encoding prenyltransferase translates to MPSVKDYFIATRPWSFPMSVISVTVGTLVAASHGPMHWVAFGLVVLGIVAFHAATNVLNDYFDTCYAVDQPDSPTARYRPHPILAKLLTPGQLLTEAMVLYGVTIAIGVFLAVTFSILVLWVGLIGFLASVFYTAGPVKYKYKAFGELSVAFMWGPLMVEGAYAVQRNVFSLEAFYLSIPFGALVALVLLANNTRDIAYDARQGITTISILLGEKGSLVLYTGLIAAAYLSMVLMVLLNLVSPWSLLVLLSLPKAVSLLRSFARKVPEAADAITAQLDTAFGVLLIGGLILQTVVPI, encoded by the coding sequence GTGCCGTCCGTTAAAGATTACTTTATCGCCACACGACCATGGTCCTTTCCCATGTCAGTCATTTCCGTCACGGTGGGAACGCTTGTTGCTGCCTCTCACGGCCCCATGCACTGGGTGGCTTTCGGCCTCGTCGTTCTGGGGATTGTGGCTTTTCACGCGGCCACCAATGTCCTCAACGACTACTTTGATACATGCTACGCGGTAGATCAACCGGATTCACCGACCGCACGCTATCGACCCCATCCAATTCTTGCAAAACTGCTCACGCCCGGGCAACTGCTGACTGAGGCCATGGTCCTGTACGGTGTCACGATTGCGATCGGAGTATTCCTTGCGGTGACCTTTTCCATCCTGGTTCTGTGGGTGGGGCTTATCGGTTTTCTTGCCAGCGTTTTTTATACTGCGGGGCCCGTGAAGTACAAATACAAAGCCTTTGGCGAATTGTCCGTTGCCTTCATGTGGGGCCCCCTCATGGTGGAGGGCGCCTACGCTGTTCAGAGAAATGTATTTTCACTGGAGGCTTTCTACCTTTCGATTCCCTTCGGAGCCCTCGTCGCTCTGGTTCTCCTCGCCAACAATACGCGGGACATTGCCTATGATGCCCGCCAGGGAATTACGACAATCAGCATCCTTCTGGGAGAAAAGGGGAGCCTGGTTCTCTATACGGGACTCATTGCGGCCGCCTATCTTTCCATGGTTCTTATGGTTCTTCTAAACCTTGTTTCCCCCTGGAGCCTTCTTGTCCTCTTATCCCTTCCCAAAGCTGTAAGCCTTCTGAGATCATTTGCCAGGAAGGTTCCGGAGGCTGCCGATGCGATCACTGCACAACTTGATACTGCATTTGGAGTCCTGCTCATCGGAGGCTTAATCCTCCAGACAGTCGTTCCCATATGA
- a CDS encoding DUF4340 domain-containing protein has translation MRIRTLLILGFLTVALFLFIMLYESKTQTTDERREAEKKVFTLDVESITGLEVTRGTGSYALEKKDGEWRITTPIEAPADPSAVQGILSSLQNLSKKRDLPDAADSDYGLENPALSLKIRMGDRSLVVDVGARIPASINYAIKIQDQKGVTIVPNSLYLALEKSVNDFRRRTVFAFDAARVAGLNVKRKNDVLRFEKKNSAWYLKAPFEDRAARTKVNDLIYAILGLKAEEFIDAPDESRLHELGLDSPRYQIDMVNEDGSPVVSFSVDRAREDLNQRFCILYGRNAYYCNDKVWETFAADAKDFVDPKLLVFERWSLTGMTFHSPEETLALSKDPETYTWMIKGKPIEPQNSVDSIVDALAGLEDGGRAGEDAGREMASTLILDWNGGSTSVSRVKADGRSDAVLMKVDDRPGLRKVNRSDWKGIEDSLRGLKMSEASSESPPK, from the coding sequence ATGCGAATCCGAACCCTGTTGATTCTGGGATTCCTTACCGTCGCACTCTTTCTCTTTATCATGCTGTATGAGAGTAAAACACAGACTACGGATGAACGCAGGGAAGCGGAAAAGAAGGTTTTTACCCTGGATGTCGAATCGATCACGGGTCTGGAAGTGACCCGAGGCACAGGATCATACGCTCTGGAGAAGAAAGATGGCGAATGGAGGATTACGACACCGATCGAAGCTCCCGCAGATCCTTCTGCAGTGCAGGGCATTCTTTCGAGTCTTCAAAATCTTTCCAAAAAGCGGGATCTTCCGGATGCGGCTGACTCGGATTATGGTCTGGAGAATCCTGCGCTCAGCCTGAAAATCAGGATGGGGGATCGCTCCCTCGTTGTAGATGTTGGTGCTCGAATCCCCGCTTCCATCAACTACGCGATCAAGATCCAGGATCAAAAAGGCGTCACGATCGTTCCTAACAGCCTTTACCTGGCTCTGGAAAAATCCGTTAATGATTTTCGGAGAAGAACCGTCTTTGCCTTTGATGCTGCACGCGTTGCCGGTTTGAATGTCAAACGGAAAAATGACGTATTGAGATTTGAGAAGAAAAATTCCGCCTGGTATTTGAAGGCACCTTTTGAAGATCGTGCGGCACGGACAAAGGTCAATGATCTGATCTACGCGATTCTCGGCCTGAAAGCGGAAGAATTCATCGATGCTCCGGATGAATCCAGGCTCCATGAACTGGGGCTTGATTCTCCCCGGTATCAGATCGATATGGTCAATGAGGACGGGAGTCCGGTCGTCTCCTTTTCTGTTGATCGGGCCAGGGAAGACCTGAATCAGAGGTTCTGTATCCTGTACGGCAGAAACGCATATTACTGCAATGATAAGGTCTGGGAAACCTTTGCAGCAGACGCAAAGGACTTCGTCGATCCAAAACTCCTTGTTTTTGAACGCTGGTCCCTTACAGGCATGACATTCCACTCCCCGGAAGAGACCCTTGCGCTGAGTAAGGATCCTGAAACCTACACCTGGATGATAAAGGGGAAACCAATTGAACCCCAGAATTCCGTGGATTCCATTGTGGATGCACTTGCCGGCCTGGAGGACGGGGGCAGGGCAGGGGAGGACGCAGGGCGGGAGATGGCTTCGACACTGATTTTGGATTGGAATGGCGGTTCCACTTCAGTCAGCCGGGTGAAGGCAGACGGAAGGAGTGATGCCGTTCTTATGAAGGTGGATGATCGCCCGGGTCTCCGGAAAGTGAATCGATCAGATTGGAAGGGAATAGAGGATTCACTCCGCGGGTTGAAAATGTCGGAAGCGTCTTCCGAATCACCTCCGAAGTAA
- a CDS encoding Gldg family protein, whose protein sequence is MKSSIKKTGTFTLTLLFSLLLVMMVNYLSIRHYKRWDLTREKVYSLTDQSTTILKELSSDVTIYVLFDPLDPLYDQLNELMTRYRAASDRISVDMLDPEKDLIKVKDVAEKYGINQQNLLVITSGDRKKFVYKNDLAEMDYSGMQYGQPPTVKAFQGEEAVTSAILSVTDVNQVTVAFLAGHGEKGIEDYTGAGLSSLKDQLEKENYLTKTIALLGQDKVEDDVDVLVIAGPRTRMLDPEMELIRSFLARGGRLLVLADPVFPQRGDDLVPLGLEPLLLEYGVKLLSSVVLDTGRMLPFVGPEAIYVDSYRSHPITDKMQKIPCIFPVMRAIQTVTPSQNVDVSVLMTTTDQGWGETNIGDLLKTGQAEQDKNDDPGPITLGVAISPTKNTEQTPGMEEESKDVAEAPESPDVRIVVIGDSDFMSNDQVPNLGNINFAVNTIHWLSERESLISIPSKRPEQAHIQISRSQIRTIVLIVVLALPLLGIIIGVVVWRSRRK, encoded by the coding sequence GTGAAATCCTCAATCAAAAAAACCGGCACTTTCACGCTCACCCTTCTCTTTTCCCTTCTCCTCGTCATGATGGTCAACTATCTCTCCATACGTCATTACAAACGGTGGGACCTGACACGGGAAAAGGTCTACAGCCTCACGGACCAGAGTACAACGATCCTGAAGGAACTTTCCAGCGATGTCACCATTTATGTCCTCTTCGATCCGTTGGACCCTCTTTACGATCAGTTGAATGAGTTAATGACACGATATCGTGCAGCCTCCGACCGCATCTCTGTGGACATGCTGGATCCGGAAAAGGATCTCATTAAGGTCAAAGATGTAGCTGAAAAATATGGCATCAATCAGCAGAACCTCCTGGTTATCACTTCAGGAGACCGGAAAAAATTTGTTTATAAAAACGACCTGGCTGAGATGGATTACAGCGGTATGCAATATGGGCAGCCACCGACCGTGAAGGCGTTTCAGGGTGAGGAAGCCGTCACATCCGCGATCCTGTCAGTAACCGATGTGAATCAAGTCACGGTTGCCTTCCTTGCTGGACATGGAGAGAAGGGTATTGAAGATTATACGGGTGCGGGACTCTCTTCCCTCAAGGACCAGTTGGAAAAGGAAAATTACCTCACAAAAACGATCGCCTTGCTGGGACAGGACAAAGTCGAGGACGACGTGGATGTCCTGGTCATCGCGGGCCCGCGAACACGAATGCTGGATCCCGAGATGGAATTGATCCGTTCTTTCCTCGCGAGGGGAGGACGTCTTCTTGTCCTTGCCGATCCCGTTTTTCCCCAGAGAGGGGACGATCTGGTTCCCCTGGGTCTCGAGCCCTTGCTTCTCGAGTACGGAGTAAAGCTTCTTTCCAGTGTTGTTCTCGATACCGGCCGCATGTTGCCCTTCGTCGGGCCGGAAGCGATTTATGTGGACTCGTACCGATCTCATCCGATAACGGATAAGATGCAGAAAATTCCTTGCATCTTTCCTGTCATGCGTGCCATTCAGACGGTCACGCCATCTCAGAACGTAGACGTTTCTGTTCTTATGACGACGACAGACCAGGGGTGGGGTGAAACCAATATCGGTGACCTGTTAAAGACTGGGCAGGCCGAACAGGATAAAAATGACGATCCAGGTCCCATCACCCTGGGGGTCGCCATATCGCCCACGAAGAATACGGAACAGACGCCAGGCATGGAAGAAGAATCGAAGGACGTGGCTGAAGCTCCGGAATCTCCGGATGTCCGTATTGTGGTGATCGGGGACTCTGACTTTATGTCGAACGATCAGGTTCCCAACCTTGGAAACATCAACTTTGCCGTCAACACGATTCACTGGTTGTCGGAGCGGGAATCCCTGATATCCATTCCTTCCAAACGACCGGAGCAGGCGCACATCCAGATCAGCCGGTCCCAGATCCGTACCATCGTACTGATCGTGGTACTGGCGCTTCCTCTTCTGGGGATCATTATCGGTGTCGTTGTCTGGCGATCCAGGAGGAAGTAA
- a CDS encoding ABC transporter permease subunit yields the protein MKAMLAVMRKELLTYFSSPLAYVILTAFLFVNGYFFSIIVAYLSQPGVPPGAPLKAFFGGSFFYWLFILLVVSALTMRLVSEERRSGTIEFLMTTPISDMEVILGKYFASLLYYIFLWSFTLIYVIIIHTHTPVELGPVFTGYLGIILHGALFLSAGIFASTFSKNQVVSAIWSFVILIFLFSVGLLVNLVPTQAWRDAVEYVTLWQQMDDFSKGIVDSRALVYSISLTVLFLFLSAQTLSVRKWR from the coding sequence ATGAAGGCAATGCTGGCAGTCATGCGAAAGGAGCTGTTGACCTATTTTTCCTCTCCACTCGCATACGTGATTCTTACGGCGTTTCTCTTTGTGAACGGCTACTTTTTTTCCATCATTGTGGCCTATCTTTCTCAACCCGGTGTTCCGCCTGGGGCTCCCCTGAAGGCCTTTTTTGGAGGGTCCTTCTTTTACTGGCTCTTCATTCTGCTGGTTGTATCCGCCCTGACGATGCGACTGGTTTCCGAAGAGCGAAGATCGGGCACGATTGAGTTTCTGATGACCACACCCATTTCCGACATGGAAGTTATTCTGGGAAAATATTTTGCCTCACTGCTCTATTACATCTTTCTGTGGAGTTTCACCCTGATCTACGTCATCATTATCCATACGCACACCCCCGTCGAGCTGGGGCCTGTCTTCACCGGATATCTCGGGATCATTCTTCACGGAGCCCTCTTTCTCTCTGCAGGAATCTTCGCCTCTACCTTTTCAAAAAATCAGGTGGTATCGGCCATCTGGTCCTTCGTGATTCTGATCTTTCTATTCTCGGTGGGTCTTCTGGTCAACCTGGTTCCCACACAGGCATGGCGGGATGCTGTGGAATACGTGACCCTATGGCAGCAGATGGATGATTTCAGCAAGGGAATTGTGGATTCCCGAGCCCTGGTCTACAGCATCTCTCTCACGGTGCTCTTTCTCTTTCTGTCCGCCCAGACGCTGTCGGTGAGAAAGTGGAGGTGA